The Papilio machaon chromosome 3, ilPapMach1.1, whole genome shotgun sequence genome window below encodes:
- the LOC106710322 gene encoding protein obstructor-E, whose translation MFIFVCIAALAVAVSGDSGYCGNKNEYVKMAGSCDSFYECIESNEFERTCPDGLYFNPEAQWPQYPCGYPGDVECSDGVPQPARSSEECPHEYGFFESPLATSTDCGKYRRCVAGVAFEEECAPGLAFNPAKGICDWPSEEASCNAEAFIGYSCPPGSVDQYGYDITENFGLPGKCYSFIACHRGNARLVSCDLGFKFDTSVNRCVNSDLVRTDFQCEERHA comes from the exons ATGTTCATCTTTGTTTGCATTGCAGCGCTGGCCGTGGCCGTGTCTG GCGATAGTGGCTACTGCggcaataaaaatgaatacgtCAAAATGGCCGGCAGCTGTGACAGCTTCTACGAATGTATT GAATCAAATGAATTCGAAAGGACCTGTCCAGATGGTCTCTATTTCAATCCGGAGGCGCAGTGGCCTCAATATCCTTGCGGATATCCAGGCGATGTCGAATGCAGCGACGGCGTGCCCC AGCCGGCCAGATCTTCGGAAGAATGCCCCCACGAGTATGGATTCTTCGAGTCTCCACTGGCTACCAGCACGGACTGCGGCAAGTACCGGCGTTGTGTAGCCGGCGTCGCCTTCGAAGAGGAGTGTGCCCCTGGCCTCGCGTTTAACCCGGCCAAGGGTATTTGCGATTGGCCCTCCGAGGAAGCTTCCTGTAATGCTGAag cttTCATCGGCTACTCTTGTCCGCCTGGATCCGTCGATCAGTACGGATATGATATCACTGAAAACTTTGG GCTGCCGGGCAAGTGCTACTCGTTCATCGCCTGCCACAGGGGCAACGCACGTCTGGTGAGCTGTGACCTCGGCTTCAAGTTCGACACCTCCGTCAACCGCTGCGTCAACTCTGATCTTGTCAGAACTGACTTCCAATGCGAGGAGCGCCACGCCTAA
- the LOC106710323 gene encoding protein obstructor-E, with amino-acid sequence MFFAERAISSAECKTQYGFFASPLATRSDCGKYRMCVEGKAFEMECAMGLAFNPETGRCDWPDLVPSCSAEEFLGFKCPPATYDEFGKAYVVNFSIQGSCHYFFSCMEGVARLLVCDRGFAFDASVNRCVDATKVQCQEG; translated from the exons atgttttttgcaGAGCGAGCCATCTCATCTGCAGAGTGCAAGACACAGTATGGATTCTTCGCGTCGCCGCTAGCGACTCGTTCCGACTGCGGAAAGTACCGCATGTGCGTGGAGGGGAAGGCCTTCGAAATGGAGTGCGCAATGGGCCTGGCCTTCAACCCCGAGACCGGCCGCTGCGACTGGCCCGACCTCGTGCCGAGCTGCAGTGCTGAAG AGTTCCTCGGCTTCAAGTGCCCGCCAGCGACCTACGATGAGTTCGGAAAGGCTTACGTGGTGAACTTTAG CATCCAGGGTAGCTGTCACTACTTCTTCTCGTGCATGGAGGGCGTGGCGCGTCTGCTGGTGTGCGACCGCGGCTTCGCCTTCGACGCTTCCGTCAACCGCTGCGTCGACGCCACCAAGGTGCAGTGCCAGGAGGGATGA
- the LOC106710375 gene encoding protein obstructor-E-like has translation MYFFIILAALCTASFAVQEIPNGAVGDEVCKEYNTYYKIQGSCDSYVECNAYKATYKTCPDGLYFVRDVQWPAYPCAYPSDAQCEYNDQPQRAISSAECKTQYGFFASPLATRSDCGKYRMCVEGKAFEMECAMGLAFNPETGRCDWPDLVPSCSAEEFLGFKCPPATYDEFGKAYVVNFSIQGSCHYFFSCMEGVARLLVCDRGFAFDASVNRCVDATKVQCQEG, from the exons atgtacttcttcATTATTTTAGCTGCTTTGTGTACGGCATCGT TCGCGGTGCAAGAAATACCGAATGGCGCTGTGGGTGACGAAGTGTGCAAGGAGTACAACACGTACTACAAGATACAGGGCAGCTGTGACTCCTACGTAGAGTGTAAC GCGTACAAGGCGACGTACAAGACGTGTCCCGATGGGCTGTACTTCGTCCGTGACGTGCAGTGGCCCGCGTACCCGTGTGCGTACCCTTCGGACGCGCAGTGCGAATACAACGACCAACCTC AGCGAGCCATCTCATCTGCAGAGTGCAAGACACAGTATGGGTTCTTCGCGTCGCCGCTAGCGACCCGTTCCGACTGCGGAAAGTACCGCATGTGCGTGGAGGGCAAGGCCTTCGAGATGGAGTGCGCTATGGGTTTGGCCTTCAACCCCGAGACCGGCCGCTGCGACTGGCCCGACCTCGTGCCAAGCTGCAGCGCTGAAG AGTTCCTCGGCTTCAAGTGTCCGCCAGCAACCTACGACGAGTTCGGCAAGGCTTACGTGGTGAACTTTAG CATCCAGGGTAGCTGTCACTACTTCTTCTCGTGCATGGAGGGCGTCGCGCGTCTGCTAGTGTGCGACCGCGGCTTCGCCTTCGACGCTTCCGTCAACCGCTGCGTCGACGCCACCAAGGTGCAGTGCCAGGAGGGATGA
- the LOC106710324 gene encoding salivary glue protein Sgs-3-like — MFKKTLFSILLLALAMHSVNGKPACGCASSRAPPASSPPPSSPPPCQPATPEPCVAKQETTTSTTSNPCVTTAAPRVPCIEQKIPSTTTTTTTTPAPTTSTTTTTVAPSTSTAAPKTDCSNGDIYPISVGGCNQFLMCNNRVYILMVCPSGLGFNFQTKTCERSDNVPACSAHS; from the exons ATGTTCAAGAAAACTTTGTTTTCCATTCTACTGCTGGCGCTTGCCATGCATTCGG TTAATGGCAAGCCAGCGTGTGGTTGTGCAAGCTCGAGGGCACCCCCTGCATCATCGCCACCGCCATCATCGCCACCGCCTTGTCAGCCGGCAACGCCCGAACCTTGTGTCGCCAAGCAGGAGACCACCACGAGCACGACTAGTAACCCGTGTGTCACCACAGCAGCGCCCAGAGTACCTTGCATCGAGCAGAAGATCCCCTCGACAACGACCACGACAACCACGACACCGGCCCCTACTACATCTACCACTACTACAACGGTGGCACCCTCCACCTCGACGGCCGCTCCCAAGACTGACTGTTCGAACGGTGATATTTACCCCATTAGTGTGGGCGGCTGCAACCAGTTCCTGATGTGCAACAACAGAGTGTACATCCTGATGGTCTGTCCGTCGGGGCTCGGCTTTAACTTCCAGACTAAGACCTGCGAGCGCTCAGACAACGTGCCAGCTTGTAGTGCACACagctaa